In Muribaculum gordoncarteri, the genomic window GTTATGTAATTCATGCAATGATAACAATATTATTAAATCCAAAGTTACAATTAAAATTCAGAATTTGTGATAAATCGAAAGGCGGTTAATGCCGTGAATGGAATAAATTTATTGTTTTCTTAACATTTTGGACTGCATGAGGATCGGGTGGTGTGACATCAAATTGTTTAGGCCGGATGTGGATGTTATTACGAAAATTTTTTATTTTTGCATCATGTCAAAGGCGAAGTAAATATGGAAAAATATAACGGCACAAGATACAATTCGTTGTGGGACAGCTCTACATGGTCGATAATATCCTTAGTAATGGTGTGTTGTGTAATACCTTGCTTTTCGGGCGACGGCATCTGGCCTATCATAATCTGCTTGTTTATGTTGGCGTTTATATTGGTTACTTTCATCGGAATATATTATCGAATCGACGGCGATAAACTTGTAGTGTACACATTCTTTATTCCTACCGCATATCCCATTGACAAGATAAAAGATATCAAGCCTACAAAGAGTGTGCTTTCCGCTCCGGCAACATCGCTCTCTCAACGATTGGCTATAACTTTCACCGACAGGAAGATTCTGAAAAGTTTTATGCCGCTTTTAATTTCGCCGGTGCGTCAGCAGGAGTTTATTGAGCAGCTTCTTTCCATAAATCCTGAAATAGTAGTTGAAAACGGTCGATAATATGAATTTTCCGACAATTATTTAGCCTATATTGCCAAAAACAGGGACAATTATTTTGATTCGTTGAATTTACTTTTTTGAGTTAATTGTGTCATATAAGTATAAACCGTTACTTATATGAAGAAAATAGTATTCATTATCATTCTTGGACTGCTTTGGACTACGATTCCTGTAGAAGCGCAGCATCGTCGCGGACACCGTGATCGGTATGAATATGCTCAAGGACGGCCCCGATTGCAATATGTAATAGGACATAACGCGGTCTTATTTGACGGAAAGGTCATAAAGGGCGCTTCTCCGGCATATTTCAAAGTGTTGCGTGACGGTTATGCACGTGACGATTGGAAAGTCTATTACATGGGGAAGGCGATAAAGGGTGCCAACAGCAACTCTTTTAAAGTTTTGGACAACGGTTACGCTAAAGATTCCTGGGATGTATATTATCACGGGAGCAAAATAAAGGGAGCCAACTCCGGAAGCTTCAAAGTGCTTAACGGCCGTTATGCACGTGATGCTTGGGATGTATATTTCAAGGGAATGAAGATAAAGGGTGCATCGCCGGGAAGTTTCAAGGTGTTGCGTGACGGTTACGCATGTGACGCATGGAATGTATATTACAATGGCGATAAAATAAAGGGTGCGTCACCTGAGAGATTCCGAATTTTGCGTGACGGATACGCTGAGGACGGCAGAAACACTTATTATCTCGGTCGCAAAGTATCGCGTCGTTAATCCGTTAGTATTTATCATATATTAAATTAATAAGGCCATTTGTCATTTGACAGATGGCCTTATTATTTGTACGATATTAAAATTGGTTTATTGTCATCCTGATTGCTGTCAGATGCTCAAGCAGTGTGGCGAGTTGGTCGAGAGGCAGCATATTGGCTCCGTCGCTTTTGGCCTTTGACGGTTCTCGGTGGGTTTCGATGAAAAGTCCGTCGACACCTACAGCTATTCCCGCACGTGCCACTGTTTCTATGAGGTCGGGACGACCGCCCGTTACTCCTGCCGCCTGATTGGGCTGTTGCAGCGAGTGGGTTGCATCAAGAATCACGGGTACGCCGCTCTTCTGCATTGTGGGTATGCCTCGGTAGTCGACAATAAGGTCCTGATAGCCGAATGTGGTGCCGCGTTCGGTTATTGCAACCTGATTGTTGCCCGCATCGATTACCTTGCGCACTGCAAACTCCATTGCTTCGGGCGAAAGGAACTGACCTTTCTTTATGTTTACCATTTTGCCGGTCTTTGCCGCTGCTACAAGCAGTTCGGTCTGTCGGCACAGGAAAGCCGGAATCTGGAGTATGTCGACATATTCGGCAGCGATCGCCGCTTCTTCCGATGTGTGTATGTCGGTTACTACCGGGATATTAAATGTTTCACGCACTTTGCGCAATATTTTCAACGCTTTTTCATCGCCTATTCCGGTGAATGAGTCGATGCGTGAGCGATTGGCTTTGCGATATGAGCCCTTGAATACGTAGGGTATGTTAAGACGGGCTGTGATATTGGCAATGTTTTCAGCTATGTCGAGAGCCATCTCCTCGCCTTCGATTACACAAGGGCCGGCAAGAAGAAAGAAATTGCCTGTCGATGATGACTTTAAATAATTAAGCATTTCGTGTTCAGGTGTTTTATTGAGTTAATTGACTTATTATGTGGAATGTGTCGCAGGCTACAAGGGCTGCGGTTTCGGTGCGCAGTCGATTGTCGCCGAGTGTTACCGGACAGTATCCGGCATCGATGGCCGCCTTTATCTCTTCGGGAGCGAAATCGCCCTCGGGGCCAATGAGTATGACCACGCTCTCGCTTTGGGGATTGTATTCCTTGGCAAGTGACAGGCGGGGTATTGTGGGATCGCAATAGGCTACAAAGCGTTGTGTCGCGTTCAGTTCTGAAATTACTTTGTCGATGGGAGTCATAGGCCATATTTCAGGCAAGGTGGCTTTCAACGACTGTTTCATTGCTGAAACGGCGATGCGTTCAAGTCGTTCGATTTTGATCTCCTTGCGTTCGGAATGACGACATTTGACGGGGATTATTCGGTTTACGCCTATTTCAGTGAGTTTTTCGACTACCCATTCCATGCGGTCGATGTTTTTAGTGGGGGCGATGGCTACTGTTATGTGACATCGCCACACCGGAAGCACCGGGAAGCGCTCGATAATCTCGACCGATGCGTGACGGGGCTTGTCGTCAAGAAGGCGGCAAGTGTAACGCATTCCCTTTCCGTCAATCACCTCAATAGTGTCGCCTATGCGTGTGCGCAACACTTTGATGCAGTGCTGTGCCTCGCTCTCGGGCAAGGTAAGGGTTTCGTTTATGTCGGGAGCATAGAATTGAATCATTGTATCACTCTCTTACGTGCTTGTATTTGAACAATATCTTGAAAAGAATAGCCACGACAAGCGAATAGCCTGCGAATATGAGCCAAGGCGTACTCCAGTCGCCGAGCATGTAGCTGTGTCCGTCGACTTCCTGCCATGAGCAGTAGCGGTTTACGATGCCGCCTGCTATCAATGTACCTATCGAGGCTCCCACGCCGTTGGTCATCAGCATGAACAGGCCCTGTGCCGAAGCCTTGATGTTGTCGTGCGTTTCCTGCTCGACGAAGAGCGCGCCTGACACATTGAAGAAGTCAAATGCCACACCGTAGACAATCATTGACAGGATGAACATCCACAATCCTGATCCGGGATTGCCTATGCCGAAGAAGCCGAATCGCAGGACCCAGGCAATCATGGCTATCAGCATGACATTCTTGATGCCGTAACGCTTCAGGAAGAATGGTATCATGAGTATGCACAACGCCTCGGAAATCTGCGATAGCGATGTTAGCAATGTCGCATTGTTGGCTCCGAAAGTGTTGGCATATTCGGCAATACCCTTGAAGCTTGTAATGAATGTCGTCGCAAATCCGTTGGTAATCTGAAGTGCTACACCAAGGAGCATGGAGAAGAAGAAGAAAACGAACATGCGCTGGTCCTTGAAAAGCTTGAAAGCGTCAAGACCAAGTATCGACATGATGCCCTTGTTCTTGTCATTCTTTCCACCCACAGGAACGTTGGGCAGGAAGAAGCTGTAGGCTGCAAGCAACAGTCCCGTGATTCCGCTCACGAGCAATTGCATATCGGTGTATTGAAATCGGAAATCGGCAAACGGATTCTCGTCGGAAATAGTGAATCCGAAATGTCCGTCGTGATAGTAGGCGCAATTTACAAACCACATCGCAACGATGAATCCCACTGTGCCGAGAACCCTTATGGGCGGGAAATCCTTAACCGTGTCACCGCCTTTGCTCTTGAGTATCGAAAACGACACACTGTTGGAAAGTGCGATGGTGGGCATATAGAACGCCACGCTCAATGTGTATAAGGTGAAGAAAGGTGTAAATTCAAGGGTGGGGTGGCTCTGACCGTAATTCCATGCGAGAATCATGAATACGGCGGCGAGAAAGTGG contains:
- a CDS encoding MFS transporter → MNSTKIRLSILSFLQFAVWGSYLVCLGQYLGPAGLGSDIAWFYSVVGFVSIFMPAVIGVIADRWIPGQKLLGICHFLAAVFMILAWNYGQSHPTLEFTPFFTLYTLSVAFYMPTIALSNSVSFSILKSKGGDTVKDFPPIRVLGTVGFIVAMWFVNCAYYHDGHFGFTISDENPFADFRFQYTDMQLLVSGITGLLLAAYSFFLPNVPVGGKNDKNKGIMSILGLDAFKLFKDQRMFVFFFFSMLLGVALQITNGFATTFITSFKGIAEYANTFGANNATLLTSLSQISEALCILMIPFFLKRYGIKNVMLIAMIAWVLRFGFFGIGNPGSGLWMFILSMIVYGVAFDFFNVSGALFVEQETHDNIKASAQGLFMLMTNGVGASIGTLIAGGIVNRYCSWQEVDGHSYMLGDWSTPWLIFAGYSLVVAILFKILFKYKHVRE
- the kdsA gene encoding 3-deoxy-8-phosphooctulonate synthase is translated as MLNYLKSSSTGNFFLLAGPCVIEGEEMALDIAENIANITARLNIPYVFKGSYRKANRSRIDSFTGIGDEKALKILRKVRETFNIPVVTDIHTSEEAAIAAEYVDILQIPAFLCRQTELLVAAAKTGKMVNIKKGQFLSPEAMEFAVRKVIDAGNNQVAITERGTTFGYQDLIVDYRGIPTMQKSGVPVILDATHSLQQPNQAAGVTGGRPDLIETVARAGIAVGVDGLFIETHREPSKAKSDGANMLPLDQLATLLEHLTAIRMTINQF
- a CDS encoding PH domain-containing protein, giving the protein MEKYNGTRYNSLWDSSTWSIISLVMVCCVIPCFSGDGIWPIIICLFMLAFILVTFIGIYYRIDGDKLVVYTFFIPTAYPIDKIKDIKPTKSVLSAPATSLSQRLAITFTDRKILKSFMPLLISPVRQQEFIEQLLSINPEIVVENGR
- a CDS encoding 16S rRNA (uracil(1498)-N(3))-methyltransferase, translated to MIQFYAPDINETLTLPESEAQHCIKVLRTRIGDTIEVIDGKGMRYTCRLLDDKPRHASVEIIERFPVLPVWRCHITVAIAPTKNIDRMEWVVEKLTEIGVNRIIPVKCRHSERKEIKIERLERIAVSAMKQSLKATLPEIWPMTPIDKVISELNATQRFVAYCDPTIPRLSLAKEYNPQSESVVILIGPEGDFAPEEIKAAIDAGYCPVTLGDNRLRTETAALVACDTFHIISQLTQ
- a CDS encoding DKNYY domain-containing protein; the encoded protein is MKKIVFIIILGLLWTTIPVEAQHRRGHRDRYEYAQGRPRLQYVIGHNAVLFDGKVIKGASPAYFKVLRDGYARDDWKVYYMGKAIKGANSNSFKVLDNGYAKDSWDVYYHGSKIKGANSGSFKVLNGRYARDAWDVYFKGMKIKGASPGSFKVLRDGYACDAWNVYYNGDKIKGASPERFRILRDGYAEDGRNTYYLGRKVSRR